From a region of the Phaseolus vulgaris cultivar G19833 chromosome 6, P. vulgaris v2.0, whole genome shotgun sequence genome:
- the LOC137833300 gene encoding protein MAIN-LIKE 1-like, which produces MSILRLQEKHVTKYVWEGNERLLRPRRHASWVLKHEDILDQRVKRLIDHSGFGHLLKFKHIDFNHVLITALVERWRTETHTFHFPLGETTITLEDVELILGLPIDGQVVTGITSGDLVSLCDQLLGFIPPSTAIKGNAIKLSWLNNTFQELPHNATDDVIAQHARAHILTLIGSLLMPDSSGSKAWERLTCISPQLQPLTDEEVQQGVGFPLGKRWTRRMHRTHIGGTTVPQIRAIFDGIKAKEFLWTPYRVEYVRRLITIEVSPTARAVVPLICFAAVEFHQVDRVMRQFGFRQSIPSDPFNLDQLHKEDMRGRTDRYWPQYHVAWIAMWNDRRNHLIHGNQFNGNGHLHDNSTYMQWYINHTIRYIMPIQSSSDDDYYRPTMPSQVSANQSDDNEIERTDDDIPPLPPPTLRSEQQPQGRPRRQRRRPSCGTASHR; this is translated from the exons ATGTCTATATTGCGACTCCAAGAGAAACATGTTACTAAATACGTATGGGAAGGTAATGAAAGACTATTGAGACCCAGAAGACATGCAAGTTGGGTACTAAAGCATGAGGATATACTTGACCAACGAGTCAAACGGTTAATTGATCATTCTGGTTTTGgacatttgttaaaatttaagcACATTGACTTCAACCATGTACTAATTACAGCATTAGTGGAAAGATGGAGAACAGAGACTCATACCTTTCACTTTCCTCTCGGTGAAACAACTATTACTTTGGAAGATGTGGAATTAATATTGGGTTTACCTATTGATGGACAGGTTGTCACCGGGATTACTAGTGGTGATTTAGTATCTTTATGTGACCAGTTGCTCGGATTTATACCACCCTCAACAGCGATAAAAGGAAATGCAATTAAGTTGTCTTGGCTTAACAACACTTTTCAGGAACTGCCACATAATGCAACCGATGATGTTATTGCTCAACATGCTCGAGCCCACATATTAACACTTATTGGGAGTCTATTGATGCCTGATTCTTCAGGTAGTAAG GCATGGGAACGCCTAACATGCATTTCTCCACAACTTCAACCACTGACCGATGAAGAAGTTCAACAAGGAGTTGGTTTCCCACTCGGTAAAAG GTGGACTCGGAGGATGCATAGGACGCACATAGGAGGAACCACTGTTCCACAAATACGAGCAATATTTGATGGCATTAAAGCTAAAGAG TTTCTTTGGACTCCATATCGAGTGGAATATGTTAGGCGCTTGATCACTATTGAGGTTTCCCCAACTGCACGGGCTGTAGTTCCTCTCATATGTTTTGCAGCTGTTGAATTTCATCAGGTTGACAGGGTTATGCGTCAATTTGGATTTCGACAGAGTATTCCAAGTGACCCATTCAACCTTGATCAACTTCACAAAGAGGATATGAGAGGACGAACTGATCGATACTGGCCACAATATCATGTCGCATGGATAGCTATGTGGAATGACCGTCGTAATCATCTAATTCACGGAAATCAGTTTAATGGAAATGGTCATTTGCATGACAACTCAACATACATGCAATGGTACATCAACCATACTATCCGCTACATCATGCCTATACAGTCATCGTCTGATGATGAT TATTATCGACCAACAATGCCTTCACAAGTGTCCGCAAATCAGAGTGATGACAATGAAATCGAACGCACTGATGATGACATTCCACCTCTGCCCCCTCCTACCCTTCGGTCCGAACAACAGCCACAAGGACGACCACGAAGACAACGAAGAAGACCATCATGTGGCACAGCTTCTCATAGATGA